The Eremothecium cymbalariae DBVPG#7215 chromosome 1, complete sequence DNA segment ATCTGTGTCGATGTCTACATCTTCTTTGCGGAGGATTAGCCTCGTCTTGAACAGAACTTGAAAGCCTAACCAGCAGACTataaacaagaaaacaGAAATGTAGTCTGCGATGAATTCGCTAAAAACGAACTCGGGGGCAAACGAATCGAAGCCCTGAATTAGGATAATTACAGTGATGAAAAATGCAGCATAGTAGGCCCCCCAGGGCATAAACTTTGCTTTGAAAGGCAAATCATTACGTGAGATGCCACGATCTTTCAACACCTGCATGAACCTAATATGAGAAAGGGAAATCAACAACCAAGCGAAGAATCCTGCCACAGCAGTGATGGTCAATAGCCAATCAAACACCTTTTTGGCATTCTGTGAGATGTTCAAGTATGCCAAACAACCAAATATCGAGGAAGTCAAAACGGCATAGAAAGGAACACCCTGTTTATTAGTTTTTTTGAACAAAGATGGGGCCAAGCCGCTTTTACTCAACCCGTATAAGACACGGGAGCCGATATAGATATTCGAATTGCCAGCGGAGAGAATGGTGACCAAAATCACACCGTTGAAAACACTAGGCAATACTTTTGTGCCAGAGTTCTGAATGGCCATGACAAATGGAGAGGTGTTTATATCTGAATCCGAAGTAGTACTCAAACGCGGATCAGTGTATGGGACCAACAAACCAACAAAGAACAACGACAAGAtataaaagaacaaaattctgaaaaatACCTTGTTGATGGCCTTTGGAACGGTCTTTCTGGGGTTCTTCGACTCACCAGCAGTAATCCCAACTAGCTCGGTTCCTTGGTAGGTAAACGCCGCCTTAATAAGAGAAGAAACCCAGCCCAAAAACCTAGCCTCGTACTTATTGCTAGAGATCATCCCCATACCCCAGGGACCAGGGTTCTTCCAGTAACGGAAACCAAGCGCGCCTTCTGAGGAACCACCGCATACCATTACTAGAGCATATATCAAAAAGCCAAAGATAGACAACACCTTAAGCGCAGCAATCCAAAACTCAATCTCACCATAGAACCTAACGGGTATCATGTTACTGGCTGTTaataaaatccaaaaaacgACAATCCATACTGAAAGTGGCACCGCAAACGTCCAATACTGAATCAACTGACCAATGATAGAAAGCTCCAATGCAAAAGTCACACACCATGAAAACCAGTACAAGTACCCGTTAGCTGCCCCCAACGCAGGGGACAGAAACCTCTGTGTATACATAGTGAACGACGACGTCACCGGAATGAACGTCGCCATCTCTCCCAAAGATTGTGTCACACAGAACGCAATTGTACCCATAAATAGGTACGCCAGTAAAGACCCGACTGGACCAGCCACTCTGATAGGAGATGCAATACCCATAAACAACCCTGTACCAATCGTCCCTCCTAGGGAAATCATGGACATGTGTCTTGGCTTCAAATCTCTCTTAACATCCGGATCATCATTACCGTATAGCGATTCAACCTCGCTCATATTCTCCTGGTTTATGAAAATCCCCTCGTTCTTCGTCTCTTTACGATGATGCAGCACATCTGAACTCTCAGACGATTCTGCACTACGATCATTATGCTGCTTCCCCGCTGGATATGTCTCCAATTCAACATTCTCAACCATCTTCACTAAACTGCCACTTACAATAAACCCTCAAAAGCCAAAACTTGTAAACCAACtcaattgttcaatatctCTAGTATTAAGtacaaaaaaatccaacCAACCTGTGTGAGCTACAATAAAAATGGACCTATACTTCCCTTAACACgcaaatttaaaaaagaaaaagggGGAACACTAATATATTATGCTATCACACTGATTAGCtatgacgatgatgattaTTACTGTGATTAGGATTGTCTGTAGACTAAACCGAAAATCGATTAATCTAAGATAAAAAGGGTCCAGTGATGATTTTGtgatatccaaaaataaaatagcGTCCTCCAAGCCCAAACAACGGTTTGGATTCGAGTTCAATGTCGGTACCGTCAACACCTGTACTTAGAGGAAAGATATTCGAAGACACCTGCACTTAGAGGAACAAAAGTCTCCTGCGTTTTTATAATCTCGAAAATGgagaaataaaaacttgCTCCTTCCCTCCTCAGTTAATCAAGAAACACGACTATGACACAGAACAGATCATGCTTTCTGATAAGGCCGCATTAGCTACCCTCTTAAGGCCTTTTTCCGCTTGACACTAATTTTCACTTATCgacaaaaaagaaatgcCGGTTTGTTCAAGCAAGCCGTTCAACTTGTACTTCTGCTACAAGGTCACTATAAACACGAACCAAAAAAGGGTAGTGGTGAGTTTCATAGGAGAGATCGCGTAGTATAGTAGTAGTATGGTTGTGTTTATGCTGTATCTTAGATGGCTAGCGATGCGAGAAGGGCTTGACAACTTAGGACGGAATTTACGTTTGGCATAAATTTTTTGCCAGCAATGGAAAAATGATTTCCCTTCTTGAAAGGCATGGCGATAAAACGTTAAGCGAGAACGACGTGGATTAGGCTTGGAATGGTAGGAAATTTTAGATCATCTGTGTGATCGTAGTGTTGGTCAAGTCAGAATGCTCGTAGTAAATTTTTTATGTAGGCAGTAGATAATACATATGCAATAGGACGCGATAGGAAGTGTTAGAGAGAAAGCCGGGAGGGATGGGTCATAAGACAGAGATGGGCTCTAGAACAATGCTGGGAGGACGCTGATAGCGAGAGCAGCTACAGATAACTCAGCTATTATTCGACGGTCGAGCGAAAGCATGTTTCTATGATCGTGCCTATGGGTTAGGAATGTGTGCACCGCCGTGCCTTCGGAGGCTGAAAAAGCAATGggtatttctttttctgcGAGGCATGGAAATTATTCATCTCTCGAGAAACTAGCAGGATATTATTACAGCGACGATGAGTAACCAGGCAGGTCAAGCAGAAACTGTGGGAAATTCCATTGGTATTAGGTAGGGGGGA contains these protein-coding regions:
- the ALP1 gene encoding arginine permease ALP1 (similar to Ashbya gossypii AFR668W): MVENVELETYPAGKQHNDRSAESSESSDVLHHRKETKNEGIFINQENMSEVESLYGNDDPDVKRDLKPRHMSMISLGGTIGTGLFMGIASPIRVAGPVGSLLAYLFMGTIAFCVTQSLGEMATFIPVTSSFTMYTQRFLSPALGAANGYLYWFSWCVTFALELSIIGQLIQYWTFAVPLSVWIVVFWILLTASNMIPVRFYGEIEFWIAALKVLSIFGFLIYALVMVCGGSSEGALGFRYWKNPGPWGMGMISSNKYEARFLGWVSSLIKAAFTYQGTELVGITAGESKNPRKTVPKAINKVFFRILFFYILSLFFVGLLVPYTDPRLSTTSDSDINTSPFVMAIQNSGTKVLPSVFNGVILVTILSAGNSNIYIGSRVLYGLSKSGLAPSLFKKTNKQGVPFYAVLTSSIFGCLAYLNISQNAKKVFDWLLTITAVAGFFAWLLISLSHIRFMQVLKDRGISRNDLPFKAKFMPWGAYYAAFFITVIILIQGFDSFAPEFVFSEFIADYISVFLFIVCWLGFQVLFKTRLILRKEDVDIDTDRREIDALVWSDDDEPKTLLQKLWQSFS